A single window of Vibrio sp. HB236076 DNA harbors:
- the uvrB gene encoding excinuclease ABC subunit UvrB, whose product MSKQFELVSEYQPSGDQPKAIAQLTEGLEAGLAHQTLLGVTGSGKTFTLANVIANVARPTILLAPNKTLAAQLYGEMKAFFPNNAVEYFVSYYDYYQPEAYVPTTDTFIEKDASVNQHIEQMRLSATKALLERKDAIIVASVSAIYGLGDPQSYLQMMLHLRRGDVLDQRSMLRRLAELQYTRNDIGFERGQFRVRGEVVDIFPAESEKDAVRVEMFDDEIETISLFDPLTGVVKQKDLARYTVYPKTHYVTPRDKLLEAIEKIKDELSHYKDVLLANNKLLEEQRISQRTQFDIEMMLELGFCSGIENYSRYLSGRNEGEPPPTLFDYLPHDGLLVIDESHVTVPQIGAMFKGDRSRKETLVEYGFRLPSALDNRPLKFEEFESLAPQTIFVSATPSQYELERSGGEVADQVVRPTGLLDPELEVRPVATQVDDILSEIRQRVAIDERVLVTTLTKRMAEDLTEYLYEHEVKVRYLHSDIDTVERVEIIRDLRLGEIDVIVGINLLREGLDMPEVSLVAILDADKEGFLRSERSLIQTIGRAARNVSGKAILYADRITDSMKKAMEETERRREKQQAYNERNGLVPQALKRNIRDIMELGEVHGQSKQKKSQVVALNKVAEPDSDYKALTAQDFERVMKSLEAEMYQHAQNLEFELAAQKRDEIEALKEQFISNG is encoded by the coding sequence ATGAGTAAGCAATTCGAATTGGTGTCTGAGTACCAACCCTCTGGCGACCAACCCAAAGCCATTGCCCAGTTGACCGAAGGATTAGAAGCTGGCTTGGCTCATCAAACCTTGCTTGGGGTGACGGGCTCAGGGAAGACCTTCACGCTCGCCAATGTGATTGCCAATGTGGCGCGGCCAACCATCTTGCTAGCGCCTAATAAAACCCTAGCGGCACAATTGTATGGCGAAATGAAAGCGTTTTTCCCCAACAACGCCGTGGAATACTTTGTCTCTTATTACGACTATTATCAACCTGAAGCTTACGTGCCGACCACCGATACGTTTATTGAAAAAGACGCCTCGGTTAACCAGCATATTGAACAAATGCGGTTGTCGGCAACAAAAGCTCTACTCGAACGCAAAGACGCCATTATTGTCGCCTCGGTTTCGGCGATTTACGGTTTGGGCGACCCTCAATCTTACTTGCAAATGATGTTGCACCTGCGCCGAGGTGATGTGTTAGATCAACGTTCGATGTTAAGGCGTTTGGCTGAGCTTCAATATACGCGCAATGATATTGGTTTTGAACGCGGTCAATTTCGAGTCCGCGGTGAAGTCGTGGATATTTTTCCAGCCGAATCAGAAAAAGACGCTGTGCGAGTTGAAATGTTTGATGATGAGATTGAAACCATTAGTTTATTTGACCCTCTGACAGGCGTGGTCAAACAAAAGGATCTCGCTCGATATACCGTGTACCCAAAAACGCATTATGTGACACCAAGAGATAAATTGCTCGAAGCCATTGAGAAAATCAAAGACGAACTGAGCCATTATAAGGATGTGTTGTTGGCCAACAACAAACTACTTGAAGAGCAAAGGATCAGTCAGCGTACTCAATTTGATATCGAAATGATGCTGGAATTGGGCTTTTGTTCGGGAATCGAAAACTATTCACGCTACCTGAGTGGACGCAACGAAGGTGAGCCACCGCCAACCTTATTTGATTATTTGCCACACGACGGCCTGTTAGTGATCGATGAATCTCATGTGACTGTGCCACAAATCGGTGCGATGTTTAAAGGCGATCGCTCGCGCAAAGAAACCTTAGTGGAATACGGTTTTCGACTGCCGTCTGCATTAGATAACCGGCCGTTGAAATTTGAAGAGTTTGAGTCTTTAGCACCGCAAACGATTTTTGTCTCGGCAACTCCAAGTCAATACGAATTAGAGCGTTCAGGCGGGGAGGTTGCCGATCAAGTGGTACGGCCAACGGGCTTGCTTGACCCAGAATTAGAAGTGCGGCCAGTGGCGACCCAGGTTGATGATATTTTATCTGAAATCCGCCAACGAGTGGCGATTGATGAACGTGTGTTAGTCACCACGCTGACTAAACGCATGGCGGAAGACTTGACTGAGTATTTGTACGAACACGAAGTCAAAGTTCGTTATTTGCATTCCGATATTGACACGGTAGAGCGAGTTGAAATCATACGCGATCTGCGTTTGGGCGAAATCGACGTTATTGTCGGCATTAACTTGCTGCGTGAGGGATTGGATATGCCCGAAGTGTCTTTGGTGGCGATTCTCGATGCAGATAAAGAAGGTTTTTTGCGTTCAGAACGCTCATTAATTCAGACGATTGGGCGTGCGGCGCGTAATGTCTCAGGCAAAGCTATTTTGTACGCTGACCGGATCACAGACTCGATGAAAAAAGCGATGGAAGAAACGGAGCGACGTCGAGAAAAACAACAAGCGTACAATGAGCGCAACGGACTCGTTCCTCAGGCGTTAAAACGCAATATTCGCGATATTATGGAATTGGGCGAGGTGCACGGCCAATCGAAGCAGAAAAAATCTCAAGTGGTGGCGCTTAACAAAGTGGCTGAACCCGATAGTGATTATAAAGCGTTAACCGCGCAAGACTTCGAGCGGGTGATGAAATCACTTGAGGCCGAAATGTATCAACACGCGCAAAACCTTGAATTCGAACTCGCGGCACAAAAGCGTGATGAAATAGAAGCTTTAAAAGAGCAATTTATTAGTAATGGATAA
- the rsxB gene encoding electron transport complex subunit RsxB produces MSTLFIAIAALAALAAIFGVILGFAAIRFKVESDPIVEQIDDILPQTQCGQCGYPGCRPYAEAIANGDDINKCPPGGQATIEKLADLMGVEVQESAHDLDNEVKTVAFIHEDMCIGCTKCIQACPVDAIVGGTKALHTVIKDECTGCDLCVAPCPTDCIEMIPVATTTENWKWQLEQIPVVDVTHQSSTH; encoded by the coding sequence ATGTCTACTCTGTTTATCGCCATTGCTGCATTGGCAGCGCTTGCGGCTATCTTTGGTGTCATACTAGGCTTTGCCGCGATTCGCTTTAAAGTGGAAAGTGACCCAATTGTTGAACAAATCGACGATATCTTACCCCAGACCCAATGTGGTCAGTGTGGTTACCCAGGCTGTCGCCCTTACGCAGAGGCCATAGCCAATGGGGATGACATCAATAAATGTCCCCCCGGCGGGCAAGCCACAATCGAAAAGCTCGCCGATTTAATGGGGGTTGAAGTACAAGAGTCAGCACACGACTTGGACAATGAAGTCAAAACCGTCGCGTTTATTCACGAAGATATGTGTATTGGCTGTACGAAATGCATTCAAGCCTGCCCCGTCGATGCCATTGTCGGGGGAACCAAGGCTTTGCATACCGTGATCAAGGATGAGTGTACCGGTTGCGACCTTTGCGTCGCACCTTGTCCAACGGATTGTATTGAAATGATTCCAGTCGCTACCACTACAGAAAACTGGAAATGGCAATTAGAACAAATACCTGTGGTTGATGTAACACATCAATCATCGACTCACTAA
- the rsxA gene encoding electron transport complex subunit RsxA: protein MTDYILLLIGTVLVNNFVLVKFLGLCPFMGVSKKLETAIGMGLATTFVLTLASVCSYLVETYILSPLGIDYLRTMSFILVIAVVVQFTEMVVHKTSPTLYRLLGIFLPLITTNCAVLGVALLNINENHSFVESIIYGFGAAVGFSLVLILFASMRERIQAADVPSPFKGASIAMITAGLMSLAFMGFTGLVN from the coding sequence ATGACTGATTATATTCTATTGTTGATAGGCACTGTCCTAGTAAACAATTTCGTTTTAGTAAAGTTTCTCGGCTTGTGCCCTTTTATGGGGGTATCAAAAAAACTCGAGACCGCCATCGGTATGGGTCTGGCCACCACGTTTGTCTTAACGTTGGCTTCGGTGTGCTCCTACTTAGTCGAAACTTATATTCTTTCGCCCCTTGGCATTGATTACTTACGTACAATGAGTTTTATCCTTGTTATTGCCGTCGTCGTGCAATTTACCGAAATGGTGGTCCACAAAACCAGCCCAACCCTGTACCGCTTATTGGGTATCTTTTTGCCTTTGATCACCACAAACTGTGCCGTTTTGGGGGTTGCTTTGCTCAATATCAATGAAAACCATAGCTTTGTTGAATCGATTATTTATGGCTTTGGCGCTGCGGTTGGCTTTTCTTTGGTGTTGATTCTGTTTGCCTCGATGCGAGAACGTATTCAAGCTGCAGATGTACCATCGCCTTTTAAAGGGGCTTCGATTGCGATGATCACCGCAGGTTTAATGTCTCTTGCCTTCATGGGCTTTACTGGATTGGTCAATTAA
- the rsxC gene encoding electron transport complex subunit RsxC produces MLSLIEQIKSGALWDFPGGIHPAENKKQSNQLPLSQCPLPAELIIPLKQHIGKAGHILIAPGDQVKKGQALTRATTGFTVPVHASTSGTIQAIEPRTTAHPSALPELCAVLIPDGQDQWLEKQPFQDYRQIEAEKLLDRLRDYGIAGMGGAGFPSAKKLQSGLAKTELLIINAAECEPYITADDRLIQDEAEQIIAGIEIVEHILKPKLTIVGIEDNKPDAIEALQVAAKDKNIVIRVIPTKYPSGGEKQLIKILTNLEVPSRGIPADIGILVQNIGSLYAIKRAIVDGEPLIERVVTLTGKTFKQPRNVWVRIGTPVEHLLQSFEYKADKKLPRLIMGGPMMGFTLPHANVPITKTSNCILAPKKREIAAEQNELECIRCSQCAEACPASLLPQQLQWHAKAQEYEKLEELNLKDCIECGACAFVCPSEIPLVNYYRQAKAEIRTRQQDAEAAERAKERFEAKKARMERDKQERENRFKSAASDRRKSMQKNGDDPVAAAIERVKNKQQSDQPAKVKPAVAAAIAKAKAQQAAAQNAEATPEQNDNKKDAVAAAIARAKARKDAQANPEADKAAPDTTPSSEASEDAKKAAVAAAIARAKARKNAQSTPEADKTESDTTPSSEASEDAKKDAVAAAIARAKARKAAQATPEADKTESDTTPSSEAPEDAKKAAVAAAIARAKARKAAQVTPEADKTESDTTPTSEAPEDPKKAAVAAAIARAKARKAAQATPEADKTESDTTPTSEAPEDPKKAAVAAAIARAKARKAAQATPEADKTESDTTPTSEAPEDSKKAAVAAAIARAKARKAAQATPEADKTESDSTPTSEAPEDPKKAAVAAAIARAKARKAAQSSTDPENK; encoded by the coding sequence ATGCTGTCGCTCATAGAACAAATAAAATCCGGTGCATTGTGGGACTTTCCCGGTGGAATTCATCCTGCCGAAAATAAAAAACAGTCTAACCAACTGCCTTTAAGTCAATGCCCGCTGCCTGCAGAGCTTATCATCCCACTCAAGCAACACATTGGCAAAGCCGGGCATATCCTGATTGCGCCCGGAGATCAAGTAAAAAAAGGTCAGGCATTGACCCGAGCCACAACCGGTTTTACCGTGCCTGTACACGCCTCCACCTCTGGGACAATTCAAGCCATTGAGCCAAGAACAACCGCCCACCCTTCGGCGTTGCCAGAATTGTGTGCCGTTTTGATCCCCGATGGCCAAGACCAGTGGCTTGAAAAGCAGCCCTTTCAAGATTATCGACAAATTGAAGCGGAAAAGTTACTCGATCGCCTTCGTGATTACGGTATTGCCGGGATGGGGGGCGCTGGTTTCCCCAGTGCAAAAAAGTTGCAATCTGGCTTAGCAAAAACCGAACTCTTAATCATTAATGCTGCAGAGTGTGAACCTTATATCACTGCCGATGATCGCTTGATCCAAGATGAGGCAGAGCAAATTATTGCCGGCATTGAAATTGTCGAGCACATTCTCAAACCCAAATTGACCATTGTCGGTATCGAAGACAATAAACCGGATGCGATTGAAGCGTTACAAGTCGCAGCGAAAGACAAAAATATCGTGATTCGAGTCATACCGACCAAGTATCCATCGGGTGGCGAGAAACAGTTAATAAAAATCTTAACGAACTTAGAAGTCCCCAGCCGTGGCATTCCAGCCGACATCGGGATTTTAGTACAAAACATCGGCTCTCTTTATGCCATCAAGCGCGCTATTGTCGATGGCGAGCCTTTAATTGAACGCGTTGTCACCCTAACGGGCAAGACCTTCAAGCAGCCACGCAATGTTTGGGTCCGTATTGGTACCCCAGTAGAACACTTACTGCAATCTTTTGAGTACAAGGCAGATAAAAAGCTCCCTCGACTGATCATGGGCGGCCCGATGATGGGCTTTACCCTACCGCACGCAAACGTACCGATCACGAAAACATCCAACTGTATTTTGGCACCGAAGAAACGTGAAATCGCCGCAGAGCAAAACGAATTAGAATGTATTCGTTGTAGTCAATGTGCTGAGGCTTGTCCTGCTTCGTTACTGCCACAGCAATTGCAATGGCATGCCAAAGCTCAAGAATACGAAAAATTAGAAGAGCTTAACTTAAAAGACTGCATTGAGTGTGGCGCTTGTGCTTTTGTTTGCCCAAGTGAAATACCTTTGGTCAACTATTACCGCCAGGCCAAAGCGGAAATTCGTACACGTCAGCAAGACGCCGAAGCGGCAGAGCGCGCAAAAGAGCGTTTTGAAGCCAAAAAAGCGCGTATGGAACGCGATAAACAAGAGCGTGAAAATCGCTTTAAATCGGCAGCAAGTGATCGTCGAAAATCCATGCAAAAAAACGGAGATGACCCCGTCGCTGCCGCGATTGAACGGGTCAAAAACAAACAACAGAGCGATCAACCTGCGAAGGTTAAACCCGCAGTTGCTGCCGCCATAGCTAAAGCAAAAGCGCAACAAGCCGCGGCACAAAACGCTGAAGCAACGCCAGAGCAAAATGACAACAAAAAAGACGCCGTTGCCGCCGCCATTGCACGTGCCAAAGCCCGTAAGGACGCCCAAGCGAACCCAGAAGCGGACAAAGCAGCGCCGGATACCACACCGTCTTCTGAGGCCTCAGAGGATGCCAAAAAAGCTGCGGTTGCCGCCGCCATTGCACGCGCCAAGGCCCGTAAAAACGCCCAATCAACCCCAGAAGCGGATAAAACGGAGTCGGATACCACACCATCTTCTGAAGCCTCTGAGGATGCGAAAAAAGACGCCGTTGCCGCTGCCATTGCACGCGCCAAGGCCCGTAAAGCCGCCCAAGCAACCCCAGAAGCGGATAAAACGGAGTCGGATACCACACCGTCTTCTGAGGCCCCTGAGGATGCCAAAAAAGCCGCGGTTGCCGCTGCCATTGCACGCGCCAAGGCTCGTAAAGCCGCTCAAGTAACCCCAGAAGCGGACAAAACAGAGTCGGATACGACACCGACTTCTGAGGCCCCAGAGGATCCGAAAAAAGCCGCGGTTGCCGCTGCCATTGCACGCGCCAAGGCCCGTAAAGCCGCCCAAGCAACCCCAGAAGCGGACAAAACAGAGTCGGATACGACACCGACTTCTGAGGCCCCTGAGGATCCGAAAAAAGCCGCGGTTGCCGCTGCCATTGCACGCGCCAAGGCCCGTAAAGCCGCCCAAGCAACCCCAGAAGCGGACAAAACAGAGTCGGATACGACACCGACTTCTGAGGCCCCTGAGGATTCGAAAAAAGCCGCGGTTGCCGCTGCCATTGCACGCGCCAAGGCCCGTAAAGCCGCCCAGGCAACCCCAGAAGCGGACAAAACAGAGTCGGATTCGACACCGACTTCTGAAGCGCCTGAGGATCCGAAAAAAGCCGCGGTTGCCGCTGCTATTGCACGCGCCAAGGCCCGTAAAGCTGCTCAATCATCAACTGATCCGGAGAACAAGTAG
- the moaA gene encoding GTP 3',8-cyclase MoaA yields MAQPFIDIHRRKFHYLRLSITDVCNFRCTYCLPNGYRPSDIKNSGFLRLDEIKRVVSTFAQCGTSKVRITGGEPSMRRDFCDVIAAVSDTPGIEKVATTTNGYRMASQVERWRASGLDAINVSLDSLNPEMFRQITGQNRFHDVMAGIDRAFEVGYEQVKINAVLMKSLNDQQLPQFLAWIRDRPIQLRFIELMQTGEMNDLFTRHHLSGIHIRHYLIANGWLLKTRGKDDGPAQVYSHPDYQGEIGLIMPYDRGFCSTCNRLRVSAIGKLHLCLFGEQGVELRDLLQSDQQQHELIARIQAALTSKSASHFLHQGNTGQTPHLASIGG; encoded by the coding sequence ATGGCACAACCATTTATTGATATTCATAGGCGCAAATTTCACTATTTGCGCTTGTCGATTACGGACGTGTGTAACTTTCGTTGCACCTATTGCTTACCCAATGGTTATCGTCCTTCCGACATAAAAAACTCTGGTTTTCTGCGGCTCGATGAAATAAAGCGAGTGGTATCGACGTTTGCCCAATGTGGGACGTCAAAAGTGCGTATTACCGGTGGTGAACCTTCGATGAGACGTGACTTTTGCGATGTGATTGCTGCCGTTTCTGACACTCCTGGTATTGAAAAAGTGGCGACCACCACCAATGGCTATCGCATGGCATCGCAAGTCGAACGGTGGCGAGCGTCTGGCTTAGATGCGATCAACGTCAGTCTCGATAGCTTAAACCCAGAAATGTTTCGCCAAATTACCGGTCAAAATCGCTTCCACGACGTGATGGCAGGCATTGATCGCGCTTTTGAAGTGGGGTACGAGCAAGTCAAAATTAATGCCGTTCTGATGAAATCGCTTAACGATCAGCAACTGCCGCAATTTTTAGCTTGGATTCGCGACCGGCCTATTCAATTAAGGTTTATCGAACTGATGCAAACCGGTGAGATGAATGACTTATTTACCCGTCACCATCTTTCTGGTATTCATATCCGTCATTATTTAATCGCCAATGGCTGGCTATTAAAAACGAGAGGTAAAGATGATGGCCCCGCTCAGGTGTATAGTCACCCTGATTACCAAGGTGAGATTGGACTGATCATGCCTTATGATCGAGGTTTTTGCTCTACGTGTAACCGTCTGCGCGTTTCGGCGATTGGCAAATTGCACTTGTGCTTATTTGGTGAGCAAGGCGTCGAACTTAGAGACTTGCTGCAATCTGATCAGCAACAGCATGAGCTCATCGCCCGCATTCAAGCGGCGTTGACCAGCAAATCAGCAAGCCATTTCTTACATCAGGGCAATACGGGACAAACCCCTCATCTCGCCTCCATCGGTGGTTAG
- the rsxD gene encoding electron transport complex subunit RsxD gives MSFFIAGSPHMHNRRTTASLMRWVAICALPGLVAQCYFFGWGTLIQLAFAIAFAFALEASVMLARGRSPRQALRDNSALVSAWLLAVAVPPLAPWWIMVIGLIFAIVIAKHLYGGLGQNLFNPAMVAYVVLLIAFPVPMTSWSAPESIAAHTVSFSQALSLIFTGFDPQGLSLLQIRSDLDGVTMATPLDGMKTALKAGSTVSESMQMPIFNAFAGHGWMWVNLAYLLGGLVLLQQRIIQWMIPVAFLLALLVLSTLSWLFASESSPTPWFHLLSGATMLGAFFIATDPVSASTTVKGRLIYGAMIGALVYIIRTWGGFPDGVAFAVLIANMCVPLIDYYTKPRTYGH, from the coding sequence GTGTCCTTTTTTATTGCGGGTTCACCCCATATGCACAATCGTCGCACCACGGCTAGCCTAATGCGCTGGGTCGCCATTTGCGCCTTACCAGGCTTGGTCGCACAATGTTATTTCTTCGGCTGGGGAACATTAATTCAATTGGCCTTTGCCATTGCCTTCGCATTCGCTTTAGAAGCCAGTGTCATGCTGGCTAGAGGACGCTCACCGCGCCAAGCACTTCGAGATAACAGCGCATTGGTTTCTGCGTGGTTACTTGCTGTGGCAGTGCCACCTTTAGCACCGTGGTGGATTATGGTCATTGGTTTAATTTTTGCCATCGTGATCGCCAAGCACCTTTATGGTGGCCTAGGTCAAAACCTCTTTAACCCCGCGATGGTCGCCTATGTGGTTTTATTGATCGCTTTCCCTGTCCCCATGACCAGTTGGAGTGCACCAGAATCAATCGCCGCCCATACAGTCAGCTTTTCGCAGGCGTTGTCGTTGATATTTACCGGCTTTGATCCTCAAGGTCTGTCTTTGTTGCAAATTCGCAGTGATCTGGATGGTGTTACCATGGCCACACCACTCGATGGTATGAAAACCGCGTTAAAAGCCGGCAGCACAGTCAGCGAATCGATGCAAATGCCCATTTTTAATGCCTTTGCCGGTCATGGTTGGATGTGGGTCAACCTCGCTTATTTGCTCGGTGGTTTGGTTCTATTACAACAGCGCATCATCCAGTGGATGATCCCTGTAGCTTTTTTACTGGCTTTGCTTGTTCTGAGCACGCTGAGTTGGTTATTCGCATCAGAAAGTTCACCAACGCCTTGGTTCCACTTGTTATCCGGTGCCACCATGTTAGGGGCTTTTTTCATCGCAACGGATCCTGTTTCAGCGTCCACGACCGTCAAGGGGAGATTGATCTATGGTGCGATGATCGGCGCTTTGGTTTATATCATTCGCACTTGGGGAGGCTTTCCCGATGGTGTCGCCTTTGCGGTTTTAATTGCCAACATGTGTGTGCCTTTGATTGACTATTACACAAAACCCAGAACCTACGGGCACTAG
- the yvcK gene encoding uridine diphosphate-N-acetylglucosamine-binding protein YvcK, translating to MTTSTLTEIDSARSVHPKIVAIGGGHGLGRVLSALKEYGHNATGIIATTDNGGSTGRIRESQGGIAWGDTRNCINQLITEPSIGSMMFEYRFRGSGELSGHNLGNLILTALGNLSVRPLDAINLIRQTLGVEVNLIPMSEHPADLSALDIRGEWITGETHVDNMKHDLVRLEISPTVPATKEAIDAIQSADLIILGPGSFLTSIMPPLLLKEIGQAIADNHDAKLLFIDNLGKEYGPAGSMTLRQKLHWCQRACAGRQVDSIITSKVELDLKKEHQIITTDLASPNRPWRHDRTRLKDAIESQL from the coding sequence GTGACCACATCGACGCTAACCGAGATTGACAGCGCCCGTTCGGTGCACCCCAAGATAGTCGCCATAGGTGGTGGCCATGGCTTAGGGCGAGTATTATCGGCCCTAAAAGAATACGGGCATAACGCCACGGGTATTATCGCCACCACAGATAATGGTGGCTCTACTGGCCGAATACGCGAGTCTCAAGGTGGTATTGCGTGGGGAGATACCCGTAATTGCATCAACCAGTTGATCACAGAACCTTCGATCGGCTCTATGATGTTTGAATACCGATTTAGAGGTTCAGGTGAGCTCAGCGGTCACAATTTAGGCAACTTGATCCTGACGGCACTGGGCAATTTATCGGTCAGACCCCTGGATGCAATAAACTTAATCCGACAGACACTAGGCGTGGAAGTCAACCTCATTCCGATGTCAGAACACCCAGCCGATCTCAGTGCACTAGACATTCGCGGCGAATGGATCACTGGCGAAACCCACGTCGATAATATGAAGCATGATCTGGTGCGTTTAGAAATTTCGCCAACGGTGCCCGCCACCAAAGAAGCCATCGATGCGATACAAAGTGCCGATTTAATCATACTCGGCCCAGGCAGTTTTTTAACCAGTATCATGCCACCGCTCTTATTAAAAGAAATCGGCCAAGCTATTGCTGACAACCACGATGCTAAGCTGTTGTTTATCGACAATTTAGGTAAAGAGTATGGCCCTGCAGGTTCAATGACCTTGCGGCAAAAATTGCACTGGTGTCAAAGAGCTTGTGCCGGCCGTCAGGTCGATAGCATCATCACATCGAAGGTTGAACTCGATCTCAAAAAAGAACACCAAATTATCACGACTGACCTAGCCTCCCCCAATCGCCCTTGGCGTCACGACCGCACACGCTTGAAGGACGCTATTGAAAGTCAGCTATGA
- a CDS encoding Hpt domain-containing protein: protein MNKQKLEQLQNEIGRENIPMLLNIFLGELEVYNQQLNRLKGEEQLDYMLEITHALKSSAASFGADQLCVIAQEIDTSGKQQTLVDQDKEVARLTDVLLNTATQYHEVALSFS, encoded by the coding sequence ATGAACAAGCAAAAACTCGAACAATTGCAAAATGAAATCGGTCGAGAAAACATCCCAATGTTACTCAATATCTTTTTGGGGGAGTTAGAGGTTTACAACCAGCAACTCAATCGACTTAAAGGTGAAGAACAATTGGATTACATGCTGGAGATCACTCATGCACTCAAAAGCAGCGCCGCCAGTTTTGGCGCTGATCAATTGTGTGTGATCGCCCAAGAAATAGACACCAGTGGCAAGCAACAAACCCTGGTCGATCAAGATAAGGAAGTGGCGAGATTGACCGATGTATTGCTGAACACGGCCACACAGTACCATGAAGTGGCTCTTTCCTTTTCATAG
- the luxO gene encoding quorum-sensing sigma-54 dependent transcriptional regulator LuxO — protein sequence MVEDTASVAALYRSYLTPLNIDITIVGNGRDALDSLTRRIPDLILLDLRLPDMTGMDVLHEVKANHPDVPVIFMTAHGTIDTAVEAMRHGSQDFLIKPCEADRLRVTVNNAIRKASKLKSEHSAENPGYQGFIGSSHNMQQVYRTIDSAASSKASIFITGESGTGKEVCAEAIHAASQRGDKPFIAINCAAIPKDLIESELFGHVKGAFTGAATDRQGAAELADGGTLFLDELCEMDLELQTKLLRFIQTGTFQKVGSSKMKSVDVRFVCATNRDPWKEVQEGRFREDLYYRLYVIPLHLPPLRDRGNDVVEIAYSLLGYMSHEEGKNFVRFDPAVLERFAQYEWPGNVRQLQNVLRNVVVLNNGKEITMEMLPPPLNQVKPKMPEPVSSGTKPSVSEICPLWMTEKQAIENAIAACDGNIPRAAGYLDVSPSTIYRKKQQWDAQGAER from the coding sequence ATGGTGGAAGACACCGCTTCGGTTGCGGCATTGTACCGTTCGTACCTGACACCACTGAATATTGATATCACCATTGTCGGCAATGGTCGCGATGCGTTGGACAGTTTAACACGACGCATCCCAGATTTGATTTTGTTGGATTTGCGACTGCCGGACATGACTGGCATGGATGTTTTACACGAAGTCAAAGCCAATCACCCTGATGTTCCTGTGATTTTCATGACCGCGCACGGCACGATTGATACCGCCGTTGAAGCGATGCGTCATGGCTCACAAGACTTTTTAATTAAACCTTGTGAAGCCGACCGATTGCGAGTTACGGTGAACAACGCCATTCGCAAGGCGAGTAAGTTGAAAAGCGAGCACTCAGCAGAAAACCCTGGTTATCAAGGCTTTATTGGCAGTAGCCACAATATGCAGCAAGTGTATCGCACCATTGACTCGGCGGCGTCGAGCAAAGCGAGTATTTTTATTACTGGTGAAAGTGGCACAGGCAAAGAAGTGTGCGCCGAGGCCATTCACGCCGCCAGTCAGCGCGGTGATAAACCATTTATTGCCATTAACTGTGCGGCGATACCCAAAGACCTGATCGAAAGTGAGTTGTTTGGTCATGTAAAAGGGGCCTTTACCGGCGCGGCAACGGATCGCCAAGGCGCGGCAGAGTTGGCCGATGGCGGCACACTATTTCTCGATGAGCTGTGTGAGATGGATTTGGAATTGCAGACCAAACTCTTGCGCTTTATCCAAACGGGCACCTTTCAAAAAGTGGGCTCGTCAAAAATGAAAAGCGTCGATGTGCGTTTTGTGTGTGCGACCAACCGAGATCCCTGGAAGGAAGTGCAAGAAGGGCGTTTTCGCGAAGATTTGTACTACCGCTTGTATGTCATTCCATTGCATTTACCGCCTTTGCGCGATCGCGGTAACGATGTGGTTGAAATTGCCTATTCGTTACTCGGCTATATGTCGCACGAAGAGGGTAAAAACTTTGTCCGCTTCGACCCAGCGGTGCTTGAGCGTTTTGCCCAATATGAATGGCCGGGTAACGTGCGACAATTGCAAAATGTACTGCGCAATGTGGTGGTGCTTAACAACGGTAAAGAAATCACCATGGAAATGCTGCCACCACCTTTAAATCAGGTCAAACCTAAAATGCCAGAGCCCGTCAGTAGCGGAACAAAACCGTCGGTATCAGAAATTTGTCCCTTGTGGATGACGGAAAAGCAAGCAATAGAAAATGCCATTGCCGCTTGTGATGGTAATATTCCTCGTGCCGCTGGTTATCTCGATGTCAGCCCATCGACGATCTATCGCAAAAAGCAGCAGTGGGACGCTCAAGGCGCTGAGAGATAA